In the Hyphomicrobiales bacterium genome, one interval contains:
- a CDS encoding Transcriptional regulator, GntR family, producing the protein MFKHSQLESVQAWMAHPANATMPLHARIQRAIRQLILDGVLGPGKPLPATRGLAKALGVSRDTIEAAYIQLHAEGFIERRVGSGSFVAEISAFQPGQRRSRRDSLLRNQAPNLSKRGAAMFSGGGVRDILAPRPFTHGIPETREFPLQLWERLERQVLKDYGTKALLHGDPQGAEPLRRAIADYVNLERGARATADRVLVLTSSQQAMSLCATTLLDPGALFRRTIVAAKQLYGVRGTVDAAIDGIFGIVTHDPMVNGIPCHHIANEWFPA; encoded by the coding sequence TTGTTCAAGCACTCACAGCTCGAATCCGTGCAGGCCTGGATGGCCCATCCTGCCAATGCGACGATGCCGCTGCACGCCCGGATACAACGGGCGATCCGGCAGTTGATCCTCGACGGCGTGCTGGGACCGGGCAAGCCGTTGCCGGCCACCCGCGGGCTTGCCAAGGCACTTGGCGTGTCGCGTGATACGATCGAGGCGGCCTATATCCAGCTTCACGCCGAAGGGTTCATCGAGCGGCGAGTCGGCAGCGGCAGTTTCGTGGCCGAGATCTCGGCATTTCAGCCCGGCCAGCGCAGATCGCGGCGGGATTCGCTGTTGCGCAACCAGGCCCCGAACCTCAGCAAGCGTGGAGCAGCCATGTTCAGCGGCGGCGGCGTGCGTGACATCCTCGCGCCACGGCCGTTCACGCATGGCATACCGGAAACACGGGAGTTTCCGCTGCAATTGTGGGAGCGCCTGGAGCGGCAGGTCCTCAAGGACTACGGCACGAAAGCCCTTCTGCACGGCGATCCTCAGGGCGCCGAACCGCTCCGGAGAGCCATCGCCGACTATGTCAATCTGGAGCGCGGCGCGCGTGCCACGGCCGATCGCGTTCTCGTCCTCACCAGTTCGCAGCAGGCGATGTCGCTCTGTGCGACGACGCTGCTCGATCCCGGCGCTCTATTTCGTCGAACAATTGTAGCCGCAAAACAGTTGTACGGCGTTCGTGGAACGGTTGATGCAGCTATCGATGGCATATTCGGGATAGTGACACATGATCCCATGGTCAATGGTATCCCATGCCACCATATAGCAAATGAATGGTTCCCTGCTTAG
- a CDS encoding hypothetical protein (Evidence 5 : Unknown function) gives MCQGMFFWAFARSVQETRQDHAVDLTIHFVRLNDLTHPVVAGLISVIVNYGGTFILVLHAAGLAGLSPELTASWV, from the coding sequence ATGTGTCAAGGCATGTTTTTTTGGGCTTTCGCCCGTTCCGTTCAGGAGACCCGCCAGGATCATGCCGTCGACCTCACCATCCACTTCGTTCGACTGAACGATCTCACCCATCCAGTAGTCGCGGGCCTGATCTCGGTCATCGTCAATTATGGCGGCACGTTCATCCTCGTGCTGCACGCCGCGGGCCTCGCCGGTCTGAGCCCGGAGCTGACCGCCTCATGGGTCTAG